In one window of Miscanthus floridulus cultivar M001 chromosome 12, ASM1932011v1, whole genome shotgun sequence DNA:
- the LOC136497431 gene encoding uncharacterized protein, with product MRATMSLTGSALANDPCLTKILSKQGDNKVLFADKVLKFTQSGKMKRRILVITDFALYLVDPDANILKRRIALAAVDKLCISNLSDNFFAIIVPTEYDCLMASTRKKEIVDVIVKAIKSTSEYEPEVASSNRFEYHAAAEVIKVVEFEEVDGGTKTRITNKEKS from the exons ATGCGTGCCACCATGTCCTTGACCGGGTCCGCCCTCGCCAATGATCCCTGCCTCACCAAGATCCTGTCCAAGCAAG GGGACAACAAAGTTCTCTTTGCAGACAAGGTATTAAAGTTCACCCAGTCAGGAAAGATGAAAAGGCGCATCCTAGTGATCACAGACTTTGCGCTATACCTTGTTGACCCCGATGCCAATATATTGAAGAGGAGGATAGCACTTGCTGCTGTGGATAAGCTATGCATTAGCAACCTCAGTGATAACTTCTTTGCGATCATTGTGCCGACTGAGTACGATTGTTTAATGGCCAGCACTAGAAAGAAGGAAATTGTTGATGTCATAGTTAAGGCTATCAAGAGCACATCTGAGTATGAACCTGAGGTGGCTTCCTCTAACAG GTTTGAGTACCATGCAGCTGCTGAAGTTATTAAGGTGGTCGAATTTGAGGAAGTTGATG GAGGCACAAAAACCAGGATCACGAACAAGGAAAAGTCATGA